The proteins below come from a single Papaver somniferum cultivar HN1 chromosome 11, ASM357369v1, whole genome shotgun sequence genomic window:
- the LOC113324112 gene encoding uncharacterized protein LOC113324112, whose amino-acid sequence MIIALAAQKHWKIFQMDVKSAFSNGVLEEEVYVEQPAGYIMEGKENECLYVDNLIFTGNSSEMINEFREDMMKEFEMTDLGLMSYFLGIEVQQTERGVFINQQRYLAATRPDIMYAVGLVSRFMESPRQSHLQAAKRILKYVKGTTSMGIFYTISEDPKLVGFTDSDWDGDTEGRRSTLGYGFQFGTGFFSWSSKKQQVVALSTTEDEYITARNCATQAVW is encoded by the exons ATGATCATTGCTTTAGCTGCACAAAAGCATTGGAAGATAtttcagatggatgtgaagtCAGCATTCTCGAATGGagtattggaagaagaagtttatgtagAGCAACCAGCTGGCTAcattatggaggggaaggagaatGAA TGTTTGTATGTGGATAATCTCATATTTACTGGAAATAGTTCTGAAATGATCAAtgaattcagggaggatatgatgaaggagtttgagatgacagATCTTGGTTTGATGTCTTACTTTCTTGGTATTGAAGTACAACAAACTGAGAGAggagtttttattaatcaacaaag ATATTTGGctgctacaagacctgatatcatgTATGCGGTTGGGTTGGTTAGTAGGTTTATGGAATCTCCTAGACAATCAcatttacaagctgcaaaacgTATTCTGAAGTATGTAAAAGGAACAACAAGCATGGGAATCTTTTATACTATCTCAGAAGATCCAAAGTTGGTTGGTTTCACTGATAGTGATTGGGATGGAGATACGGAAGGAAGAAGAAGTACATTAGGTTATGGATTTCAGTTTGGAACTGgatttttctcttggtcatctaaGAAGCAACAAGTTGTTGCATTATCTACAACAGAAGATGAGTATATAACTGCTAGAAATTGTGCTACACAGGCTGTATGGTAA